The following DNA comes from Notolabrus celidotus isolate fNotCel1 chromosome 12, fNotCel1.pri, whole genome shotgun sequence.
CTGTACTGATGATATGAAAAGTGCAAATCTCAAAAAGGAATATTAAAATACTTACTCATCCAttgttgaatgtgtgtttactgcaataaaaaaaagacaatgtcccagatttatttcacatttttttactaACATATAGGTTAGCACTGGATAATCTCCTGAGTAGTAAACACAAGCATTAACAGGCCACTGATGGCTGCAGCACATCATAGGGATAGTTGCTGAGTGTACAGATATTAGCTCTTTTTAGAGACCCTGTTGCTCAAGATTCAGTACATCATTATACCAGCCGTTTGCAAAGCATGAAAAGTTTTATgtaaatgaagaataaaaacacagcacttAAAAACATGTATCTCTTtataccaaaaaaacaacaacttaaacTAGTCTGACTTTCCAATTTGACATCTTTCTGTGAGGCTGTGGACGCTAAGTAGTCAGCCTGATCTCTCCAATCACTCTAACAGCCACACAGGAACATCCGATTAGTAAGGAAGGatgcatcctctctctctctctatctctctcgtTTTGCAAGATTCAGGATGAATTAAGAAATATAAGGTTCACATATATACCACTGTTCTGTTAACAGTAATCCCATAAAACCTTATTTACCAATCAAAACACAAAGCACATACTTCTAACTCCGTTTCGTGCACACAGAGGAGTAAATCTGATGTAAATACAGTACATTGCACTTCAAAGGGAATCAAGGGTTCATCTCGGTTTTACAACATTCACTACAACCTGAAAACACCTTTTCATTTCCACAAGTTTTTAGGTTACATTTCACTCTTTCACAAAAGTATTTATTGAGGAATATGCAATGTTAGCACACAGAGCCTTGAACTCGCTTATCAGAGTTGCCAATAGATTTACCACCAGGGGTGTACGTCTGTTAGAAAGAGTAATTATCCCTCTTGCCCACATTGACAGAAAGGTGAaccctaaaaagaaaaaaggaaaaaaagagtccAGTGAAATGAGGGGAAATATAATCCACAGTCCTTGTTTTGTTCACACATATAACAacgaagaaaaaaacaagttgtgATGAGTTCCAGTAGTCTAAGCAGTCTTTTATTGAACTATGTCCTTCTTGTGTCAGATTCCTCAAGCACtagaaggaaaacacaaaaatcagGATTCGACAGCTCACTAGTTTTTGGTGAATTTCGAGCCCCGCTAAAGTATCAGTCTTGTAAAGGCTTAATCGGAAACAAGTTAATTGCTGCatttaaaataatctcaaaGATGTTCGTTTTGTTTGCACCCCTGAAAATGTCTAACTGCTGATCTCCAGCTGAACAACAAATTTCTACTCCTTCCTTTAAATACGCACTTGCTTTTGAAATCGTGTGTTCTACCACAGCAACCGTTTACTCAGTACAGTGCACTTCCTCCCAACACATCTTTAGCAGACCAATCACTGCATGGTCAAAACTTTATTGTGACATCACACAGGAATGCTGACTCAGCAAATTGTTTCTTAACGCCAAAGGAGACAACAAAGACGAGGGCTTTCATCAGCAAGTGAAGGCTTAATCACCATCAAAAGTCATGTTGGGGTTTTATTAAACTAAAGGTCTTTGAGAGTTTGAAGTTGTGAATGCTGAATAGATCTCTCGTGTAGTCGCATTGTTTTGAAAATGGCTGACAGGAAATTTAAAGTTCACACACTTAATAGTAACTCAGCTAACATTCTCTTTACGGCCATTATTCCCCTACAGTATGAACAATCCTGCACATTCAAAATCTCCACTGTGGGATGACATAATTGAAATCAGTAAAACACACATTCCATGGTCTATCAACATTCATGAAAACAGCCTGTTATCACAGTAGGGTTTGGTTCCATCATTCACAGCTCTCTACAGGCACATTGTTCTAATGTGAGTATGTTTAAAACAATGATCAGATTCTCTCTCTGACCAACTACCAGCTCTAATCTCAACAGTGTGAGCACAGAAGTGCTGCTTTATGTCCTGAGTGTATCAAACAGAAGGTTAATCTTATACTGATGATCAGTCAAAATAACTCCACACTCTGGACACTAATGAACCCCCGCTGACTGATCTTTGGTTGAATTTGTGCATAGGTATAAAAACTAACACTTTGATGAGGGGTCGATGACATATAAGGCACTTGcaatttttcttttaatcacCAACCAGCTCTGCCTTGCCCCACGTCTTGCGTCTTAGGTAGATTTCCCTGCATTTCTTGCGCTGATAAAAGCCATACCATGAGTTCTGAAGTGTGTACTCAGATCTGATGTCCTTTCAAATCGTTTGCCACACACTTTACACGTCAGCGAGCCTTCTTCTTCCATCCCTGGAGTTACAGACGACGGCGATGCTGGTGCTGAATCATCCAGAGAACTCTTGTCATCTTGGTTCCTCTTGATACCAGGAGAAGAAGCTGGGTGTGCGCTGACAGACGGCTTCTGCTTTTCAGAGAACGCATTTCTAATTTTGTGTGTGATGAAGCGATGGCGTGCTAATGAGGAGGTGGATGTGAAGCAGGTGCCGCACTGTTGGCACTGCAGACCGCTGCCCTCCGCCCCTCCTCGCTGGTGTTGGCTGATGTGCTCCAAGAAGGAAGCCTGGTGCTCTGTGGTGAAGCCACAAGGCGCACAGCGGAACCCAGACTCAGGAACGgagtaagaggaggaggactgtaGCTTCTTGACTGGACTCGCCCCATCTGCCGACTCCTCATCTTGCTCCTTCTTCAGAGCCCCTCTGCGTCTCCGGCGAGGCACCAAACTGCTGTCATGTTCGGACGAACTGTCTGCCCCATCTCCACCTgcctgagataaaaaaaaatctacttctCAAGAACCTGGAGagaagtgttttatttctgacaaaCAGAGTGCCTTACCATCAGCATGTTAATGCTCTCTGCTTCCATGCTGTGTCTCAGCTGGACGTGTCTCTCCAACAATGCTCTGCTGTTGAATGTTTTCTTGCCCTCACCACAAAacctaaacaaacaaaaacatctcctTTTAATTTTCTAAACATTTACAGATCATCATTTAGTGGTTACATCGGAATTCTTTCCAGGAAACTCTCCAGGAGTCTGTGACAGGTGATTAACTTGCGAGATGATATTTGACCCCAGGGCAGTCAGATCACATGACCCTGTTTTAATTAGTGATGGTCCAATTGAGCAGGTAGATTCTTTTAAGTATTTGGGTATTCAGATGGATAACTTGCTAAAGTGGAATGTTCATGTTGATTTCTTGTGTGCCAAATTGGCCCAAAGACTGCATTTTCTTTGTAGACTCAGATTGTTTGGTGTAAGTACTAGTGTGATGTTGACCATCTATAATGCTGTCATGGGAAGTCTAATCAGATATGGGATGGCAGCCTGGTTTGGCCCTCTATCTGTTCAATGTAAATCTAAGATAGAAAAACTCTTTAAATGTGCCATGAAAGTGATTGGCAATAAAAATGACCTGTCCCTTCAAACCAACTTTGAAAATACTGTTCTCAATCAGGCACAAAAAATCTTAAAAGGACTTTTCTCATGTTCTTTATTCAGAATATGAATTATTTCCCTCTGGAGGAAGGTTCAGAGCGAGCAGATATAAAAGTAATCGCttcaagctctccttcctccctacttccatctctctactcaacaaacaatctgcactAACATAATGCTCTTGTATGAGTATGAGGGTTCACTTACTCTGCActaacattaaaggtgacatattatgttctttttcatcaaaatatattggtctaagaggtccccaaaatatgtctttagagtttattgctcaaaaaaacactttgaaatcagattttggcatgcctgtaaacccctctttttcagccctgctcagaacaggctgttttctgtgtctgtgcctttaaatgagaatgagctctctgacaacgccccctcaggaagtggatgtgccctcggctgtctaatgtttacatgttgactgaatatacatctgctcacagacccgcattacttcaaccctctgaattcgatccagaatctgatcctgacagagaggcgcctgcagcaggacctttctgcacgattggtcacagatttagtgtttcttgtcatttatttgtcagtatgtagacgtgtgtcttggtacacagctacgaacatgtagctatgtggctatgctaattagcactagccctttccatgaaaaatcatccaatagatcttcaaatctgcagacgtggggagtaaaactgaccttcgTGAtaattaagacagcctacaactagcacacttgttagcacacgtgtgcaggtaatgaaaaacggaggaggggttgagttgtattttatacagtctatgggttgaacaagctccgagctctgacttccgttacagaccggatgtcgttgtgacgtatgaaaaacactgaaaactgaaacggctcgtttcagcacacattcacagaaaggtggagaaatcaaaacaggggcagaatggatttttttcattttcggggggattgtagacatgccagggaaacatatttcaggtagagaaccattaaaaagtcaattttgcatgatatgtcacctttaatatgatattgctttttactgccacactggtatcttattgttatttattgtattattggtattgttgtgtcattggtatgccacagtgacatggtttcttatcttgacagtgggcatgttattgtatgttggtatgtggaatgaatgtattgtttgtgagcagcagTGCACTTATGTCCACGACAAATTTCCCCccaggggacaataaagtttatctaaATTATCTTATCTTGCACTTGGTAAGATATGTGCTACATTTATAACTTTCTGTCATGTCTTCCACAACTGTGTAGGTTTTTGTGGCAAACTCACTTGCAGCGAAAGCCTCGATTGgtgactttgtgtttgtctctgatGTGGCGTCTCATACTGGAGGTGGTGGTGAACGAACTGTCACACTTGTTGCATGGGAAATTCTTCAGAGTCTGCACAACACAAGCACAAAATCAACATGTGGCTACTTCTGTCCAATATTCATAACAAATAAACATACTGTGAATACAAAGTAGAGAGAATGGACTCCCAGACCCTGCCATGTTGTTCAGCCATGTGGGCGATGTACTTCTCCCGCTCTGTGTACATTAAGTGACAAGGTGCACATTTCCATCCAGAGGGGGCCTTCATCCTTTTTGTCTTAACCTTGTCTTCTTtatcttcatccatccattccttCCCGTCTGAGCTATCTGACTTCAAGGAAGGTTGAGAACGAGAGGGAGCAGCTAGAGGTGAAGGCAGCTCCTGTTTTAACACCAGAGTCTTATGGGTCTGAGAAAACCGGGAGAATAGTTAGGTAAAGCATAGAGTACAGAGTGTGACGTACAGCTGATTGTTTTActgaaacacaacattacaTGAGCATGTGTATACCTTGAAATGATCCAGTAGAGAATTCCTCTGGGAAAACAGTTTGGTGCACTCAGGGCATTTAAACACATGCAccttctgattggttaaatgAGTGTCAAAGTGGACGTACAGCAGGGGCTTGTTTGAAAACACCGTGTCACacatgacacatttaaaaatcaacctGTGAAAGAATTTGAAGAAGGGTCAGCTGAAGAATAAAACCAACATGTATCATGATGTGGAAAagagatatgtgtgtgtttacattgtcTGTGCCTCTGTGACTGTGGGGTGCTGTGTGCTGATGTGGCTCTGTGTGCTGGGAGCAGATTTGAAAGCCATGGGACAGCTCGGGCACTTGTGGAACATATCACAGTGAGCCTGTTGGATGTGAGACTTCACGGAGTTAAGGCCTCCGAACACCACCAGGCAACTGGAACATCTGCTCGGGAAGaaagaatgttaaatatacagaGAATTAAGACATATAATGGGGTTCTTTCTTTCCCATAATCTACAAGTGGATTTGCAGGTTTTATGGATGGGGTCCCCCACAGAATAAAAAGGTAACAGTGGCTGGAGTATGGAAAGAGTATGTTACCCTAAAAAGgaaacaactaaataagtatGTCTACATTAAACAAGGGAGGTttccagaggtgtcaaaagtattcacattcattactcaactAGAAGTATaaatactagggtttaaaaagacttctgtagaagttgaagtatcaactacagctttttactcaagtaaaagtgtaaaagtactggtttcaaaacttcCTAAAGtatcaaagtaaaagtaatgtaaggggaaaaaatgacattaaggacaaaagcttaggctgagCCACAgtggcctatagtgcactatcccacctcccaaaaaaacatgtttgtaaaagccattatgactataatgttatattaatatgttaatgtatcATGTTTATACTTCTCATCCAACCACAATCAAATTCACTCTATCCGGATGGCGCGATTTATTGGgataggtttttgttttttgaacgatgacaagccggaatgaaaacaagccgaaATGAAACaagactatttttaaaatgtaagaagtagaagtaaaaagtcggctgaaaaataattactccagtaaagtatagatacccaaaatttctacttaagtaaggttacaaagtatttgtactttgttacttgacacctctggaGGTTTCCCAACAATCATTTACTGGAGGGAGATAATACTAGAGAacttctctatctctcttgACATCTTCTTCAGCAGTGCATGACTTCAGTAACGGTTCTTGCaacagcaaaaaacaaacaggcacaCAGATGGATaaacaaatgacaaacaaaacactcttTGCCATGACTGTGACTGTAACACATACACCAAGAGTGTATAAACAGACTTTCTGTGATTATTTAACAACATAGtacatccatttatccattatcttgaccgcttatcccattacgGGTCAAGGGGGGCTGGAGCccatcccagctggcttcgggtggatggcagggtacaccctggacaggttgccaacctatcacaggactaacacaaagagacagacaaccattcatgcacacactcacacctacgggcaatttagagtgatcaatcagcctggtaagcatgtttctggactggagtacccagagagaacccacatatgcacagggagaacatgcaaactccatacAGAACCTGCACCTGCccgggattcgaaccaggaaccttctagctgtgaggcaacagcgctacccactgcatcaCTGTGCAACATAATACAGTTGGATGAATTAAATAAGAACATAAGGAGGTGTCCCACCTGTAGCCAATGCGGCGTGCAAAGTGCAAACAGGTCTCATCTAGATGTGTTTGAAACTGAGGCTGCTTGGTTGTGCCCCCACACTCAGGGCAGACATGAGGAGAGCTGCTTTGGTGGATGCGTTGATGAGCTGcagcactgcagctgttgggTAGCAGCATGGGAGGAGAACACTCTGTGCATGGCTGGAGAAAAACAGATTACGTAAGAGTTCACTTCCAGACCACTTGGAAACAACTGTCctactctttttttcctctcacactAAAAAGACTCACTGTGGTTTGTGCTGGTTTGATTTCTTGAAAATGCTCGGCAACCTCTTCTTTGGTGCTGAACTGAGCCTGACATTCAGGGCACTTATTGCTGATGTACTGCGCTGCCTCTGCTCTCTTGTTGGGCGTTGCTTTATTTGGAGAGAGTGTTGGGTTTGAGGTGGTGGTAACTAAAGAGGATACTGACGCTCCTGAAGAACAAAAGACAGGGAGAAAGAAATCAAggatagattaaaaaaagaacagaaacactcacacatcaactaaatcaagcaaacagaggaattcaattcaattcaacaaTCTTCGCCCACCGATCACCGCAGGTTCCTGCTGGCTAATCATCTGCTCCACAGGTACGGGTTTCATGACCAGGTGTGAACACTGCATGATCAGGCCTTTCTCCTTGTGCTCTCTGGCATGTAAAAGCAGGCTGCATTTGTTGAAGAAGGCCAAACGCTTGGCGCAGTGATTACAGGTCACCTCAATCCTCAGCGAGCGGCGGGCGTAGTGACGCACTAAACTCTGCTCCAGGGCGAAGGCATCGCCACACTCCAAACAGCGGTAGCCCTGCAGGGAGTCAAACACTTACACTCTTAGATGTATATACATTATTATTCAATGTAGCCATGTGGATAAATACTCATTAAGAGTACATACTCAGTCACAATGTCAAAATGTTGACCAATGAAACTGCAATATGGAGttagtaggggagaacgggttggttgtcacactttttactgttttgatgattgctcatcatcaaaacatctttcaatagtcattcctacattaaattgaagcttaaggtgttggcttgaaatgtgtatccctctcattttccaactcattgtaacaaagaggcaattaactatcaaagacactctgacacattgtgacaaacaaccccatcacggggatggttgtcacacactatggggttggttgtcacacactatggggttggttgtcacacactatggggttggttgtcacacactatggggttggttgtcacaatggtattttaatgggaaaactattttttaaaaggcaagaaggcagaactaaatttgaagttttaattgcactgacaagtgataggcctacataattTAATGCAGTTTAACATACAATgagcaaggaccatgaacatcaaacacatctttaggccagcctatataacaacataaagaacaaaacaaataggcctaacaataatggccgactcaactaggctacatgcagtcactgtctgagttacagtgatggcaaatgtagggtctgtgcactccaactaatttcaccatgcatgattttgccaacataggggttggttgttacatgtgacaaccaaccccaaagagaatgtgacgaccaaccccaactggaattttttgctagcatcaaggctaacaatcatctaacaactatttagctagctaataaaaatctaaactatagcattcccctcacactttgtaagggtaacacttgttttgttataaccccatcgtttaaaagcctaggagaaaaatactgaggagcggaatatttacaatttgacatgaaaaacacaaaaagtcctctcagctcaagttcagctgtcttactccagagaaggctatgtaggtgagctctgatcctaattctggaaatgtccataccccaatttgagagacagcgccctctggtggcaaggtataacgagtgtgccaaccaacccgtgtgacaaccaaccccgttctcccctactgctGCAAacactctttctttgtttttgcaaatCTTCTGTCACTAGAGTGGGGCTGCTGTCATCCCCAGATATAACCTGCAATGCTTCACAGCTGGAGTTTCTACAATTAAGAATCcagctgagatttttttttttttgtcatgcatTAAATTGCAAAATATTCTCTTGACTGACTGGTTTTAAAATATCTTCTCCAGTAAGTGAATATGTGCATCAAAATCCAGAAATATTCCccaaacatacataaataacTAATTAAGAAACAACCATTCACAGTGGATCATTTACAGTTTTGaatgaaaataatacattttgacaataacaaaaataactttCTATGTCAAGTTATTTTATTAACTTGTTTTCCATGTGATAAACAACAATAAGCATACCTGTGCAGGAAGAGGGAGGCCCCACTCTGCAGGAAGAGGGGAGCTCAGATCTGGTTTGTAGCAGGGCAGCAGGTTCTTGTTGTTGAGGATCTTGTTGAAAGCCTCCACCAGATTGGTCTGACTCTTTGATATAGTCGCCCCTGTGCTGTTGACTATGGAGGCGGGTCTGCTGCCGCCTTGAGGGGAGAGCAAAGGTGCCGAAGCAGGAAGAGCCATCCCACTGTACACCCCTCTTGGGCCCAGGCTGCGTGCGTTGATCCCTCCTGGGCTGACTTTGGGAAAggtgacagagacagaaggCAGGGCTACAGTTTTAGTGATGCTAACTGCTGTAGGAGAAACTTTTTGTGAGGCGTCCGCTGaagttttgtctttgttatctAGAAGCAGCTGAGATTTCTGTGCCAACTCCTTCTTGGATCTTGTGTTGTGACGCTCCGATGAAGGCTTTGAAGCACCCCCACCCTTGCCAGTGGCTCTTCCACCTTTTTTTGGTGCAACACCAGTCACCGTCCTTGTGATGCTGCCTGTAGACATTTTGATTTTAACTTTGAGTGGACGCGGGGGAGTTGAAACAGTCTCCATAGCATCAGTAGTTACATAATCCTTACTATCAGCACCACAACTCCCCTCGGTTAAATGTTCTCcatcttctgtcttttcttcacTCACTTCCTTAGCATCTCCTGAACTTTCTTGAGGCTCAATTTCCATGAACTCCTCTTGATGATGAACATCGTTGTGGTTTGCTGCCGTACTTGATTTCTGAGCATCATCAGGGCTGCTGCTTTTCTTGTGGACTACAAGACCTGTCTCGCTGGGGGGTGGGCTCTCTGGTGAGTCCCTCTCATCAATAACATGCTCTGGATATTTCTCCTCTTGCACTGATCTAGAGTCTGTGCTGTCGTCCTGGGGGCTTTTTGGCCgagaagctgaagagagaggtcTAGGCGAGGTGGGGAGTTTCTTTTCCTCCCGTTGGGGTCTGGGATTTGAAGGTGTAAGAGAAGGAGGGTGAGGATGAGACACTAGACTGGGAGTGGACACACGAGACTCTAGCAGCTTGGACCGTTctcttgctctgtgtttgaaacTTGGAGGGGAAGACATTTCAGATTCTGGGCTCTCCTGGATCACAAGCGGACTTCCTAAGTCTGGCTCGGAGTCCTCTTCATCTGAGTGCATAACAGTCTTAAGAGCTCTGTTTTTTGGTGAAGAGGGGGAAGATGCATTGCTGAAGTGACAATTATTATCCTCCtcaggggagggaggagagtgaGGGCTGATGGAGTGTTGGCAGGGGGGAGTGGAAGAGTTGGGATTGGCCCTTGCAGGAGGCTGAATGTGTAGAAGAGGCTTCAAATTGTTTACAACATCAGCTGTGTCCTGCCCTGATCCAACCTCAGCTCCTTTATCACCTTGACCCTCATTGGTGTTCTGTGTGGATGGTAATGGTGAAGAACATGGCTCTATGTTGGACAGTCCCTGTTCCTTGGGGACAGAATCCTCAACTCCATTGGCAATCTGAGGCAGTAAAGGGCAAGCATCAGCAGGCAATTTGGGACCAAGCCGGGATGTGTGGTCACTAAACTTGACCTTCACCTGAGGGTTTAAACCACTGCTTGAGGAGTTATCTGCTTTATTCTGTACAGACTCATTCCCTTCTTCATAAAGCTCAGACTGCACCTTGTTCTTCACAATAACACTGACCACAGGGGGGTCACTGTGTGAGgctggagaggaggaaaagcaTGAAGGAGACCCACTCTTTCCCTCATCCCCATCAGTGCCTTCTTCATCCTGTTCTTCCTCAGGACTTGACTGGATGGCCTCTTTGGCATCAATGTCAGGGATGTCGAAAGCTGCCAGCAAATCATCAAAGTCTGGGGTCTTCATGTCCCCCATTGCCAGCACGGGGCTAAAATCTaacagggacaaaaaaaaagtcacaacaaTTCTTATGATGTGTGTCATTGTTTTACAATGGCACTCTCACaatgtgaaaatatttaaagtggacctaattaaagaaaaacagcagtAGTGCAGAAGCTATACTAATACTTGAGAGTACTCTAGAGTAGGATGGTCCTCCCTGTCGTCACACAGGcaaaaacattggcatcttcttatttataaatgcatccTAGGACTACTTCCTTCTTACCTCCTTGCTCATATTGCACAAAAGAACTCAGGAAGTCATAATCTTCGATCTCAGGATCTTTTAATATTATCTATtccgagggtcaggactgaacttggggaaaaggccttcaggtttgctgctccctcgacctggaatgcCTTACAAAGGGATCTGAAACTGTCTGatatgatatctttgaatgcttttaagcggtccttaaaagacttggaggctgaagcatcggtctgtagatgttttgtttaaatgtcactcatgctgttttttccGGAGctacctgttgtgtagctgttgtatgcgtctgctatttgtatttatatctattatctatttgtaactctgtaactgtgctgctgcctatcttggccagaactctcttggaaaagagatttttaatctcaatgagcatttcctggttaaataaaggttataataataacGTGTTACACAGcgaggagagtttagagctgtgtgaatctgatgacagagtgctgacagtgtaaCTAgcacaatatcacaggtgaagttatgaaatcactaaactctacctgataacctcaggtggagatgcagaggaaatatcttccttctttaaataaagagcagaaagcagctgaggatgcagaggttactgtaggtcagataacatttagctgtaggtaataaatatgatttaaaggacccagataaacgactttaaaaagcacatagagatgtagattcatgttacagagactcctgcatTCAGAATTgtattgaaataatactataatggtaTTATACGCTgctgccagactcctcacacacaccaaggaaagggaacacatcacaccaattttagcctcccttcactggttgcctgtgggttttagaattgattttaagattttaacactcacttttaaagcaataaatggactggcccctgagtacaTAAGTGAATGCCTTTaaatgtatgtccccaactgttgcctgagatcctccgggaggtccctcttggaactcccaagggcgaagttaaaaaccagaggcgaccaggcctttgcagtcagggccccgtcactctggaatgacctgccagggtagatcaggcaagccacatccttgtcctcttttaaatctcttttaaaaaatacatttttttaaatgtacttttatttcttaactcatcactgactttttaatttctgcatggtttttattattgtctctttactctccttacctttgtcatgtgcttttgtgttttatctcactatgtcttgcactctgtaaagcactttgtaaacatgtttttaaaaggtcctatataaagaaaatatattatcattatcattattattattattattagtagtagtagtagtagtagtagtagtagtagtagtatcatcAAAATCTGGTGTCAACACAAACCACTCTATCTGGAATAtgtgttactcctcactgcagtggctcactctactctcattcttcaacatgtttatgaattttgtcatatttgtaagacattgattttttaaattttgtatgtttgcattgctatattttactgcaaaccatgaaatgaagagacatttaaagtatttgacttacatatctgtttattaaatgtattaatctaaAAATTGCAAATAACTAAAACTGCAACTTCTGGCAATGCCTGATTAATGTACTGTTCATATCAATGCACCCACTAATCTATGTGTGTAACCACAATACTGggattgtctgttgtgtgtttgttgttgttgtatcttgtctgttaCCACTTTATTTGTAGGAAACTGGGccccctattaaaagctttaaatagcttccttggggtcacccctttccccacatccaaccattgtgaaaatgtttaatgaatatacatttgtgatgatgtgtgtgaataaaaccaagtcaagtaaaaaaaaaaaaatctgcagttcagggttaTATATGGACAGGGTTGCTGGGTATGGGCT
Coding sequences within:
- the znf687a gene encoding zinc finger protein 687a, translated to MGDMKTPDFDDLLAAFDIPDIDAKEAIQSSPEEEQDEEGTDGDEGKSGSPSCFSSSPASHSDPPVVSVIVKNKVQSELYEEGNESVQNKADNSSSSGLNPQVKVKFSDHTSRLGPKLPADACPLLPQIANGVEDSVPKEQGLSNIEPCSSPLPSTQNTNEGQGDKGAEVGSGQDTADVVNNLKPLLHIQPPARANPNSSTPPCQHSISPHSPPSPEEDNNCHFSNASSPSSPKNRALKTVMHSDEEDSEPDLGSPLVIQESPESEMSSPPSFKHRARERSKLLESRVSTPSLVSHPHPPSLTPSNPRPQREEKKLPTSPRPLSSASRPKSPQDDSTDSRSVQEEKYPEHVIDERDSPESPPPSETGLVVHKKSSSPDDAQKSSTAANHNDVHHQEEFMEIEPQESSGDAKEVSEEKTEDGEHLTEGSCGADSKDYVTTDAMETVSTPPRPLKVKIKMSTGSITRTVTGVAPKKGGRATGKGGGASKPSSERHNTRSKKELAQKSQLLLDNKDKTSADASQKVSPTAVSITKTVALPSVSVTFPKVSPGGINARSLGPRGVYSGMALPASAPLLSPQGGSRPASIVNSTGATISKSQTNLVEAFNKILNNKNLLPCYKPDLSSPLPAEWGLPLPAQGYRCLECGDAFALEQSLVRHYARRSLRIEVTCNHCAKRLAFFNKCSLLLHAREHKEKGLIMQCSHLVMKPVPVEQMISQQEPAVIGASVSSLVTTTSNPTLSPNKATPNKRAEAAQYISNKCPECQAQFSTKEEVAEHFQEIKPAQTTPCTECSPPMLLPNSCSAAAHQRIHQSSSPHVCPECGGTTKQPQFQTHLDETCLHFARRIGYRCSSCLVVFGGLNSVKSHIQQAHCDMFHKCPSCPMAFKSAPSTQSHISTQHPTVTEAQTMLIFKCVMCDTVFSNKPLLYVHFDTHLTNQKVHVFKCPECTKLFSQRNSLLDHFKTHKTLVLKQELPSPLAAPSRSQPSLKSDSSDGKEWMDEDKEDKVKTKRMKAPSGWKCAPCHLMYTEREKYIAHMAEQHGRTLKNFPCNKCDSSFTTTSSMRRHIRDKHKVTNRGFRCKFCGEGKKTFNSRALLERHVQLRHSMEAESINMLMAGGDGADSSSEHDSSLVPRRRRRGALKKEQDEESADGASPVKKLQSSSSYSVPESGFRCAPCGFTTEHQASFLEHISQHQRGGAEGSGLQCQQCGTCFTSTSSLARHRFITHKIRNAFSEKQKPSVSAHPASSPGIKRNQDDKSSLDDSAPASPSSVTPGMEEEGSLTCKVCGKRFERTSDLSTHFRTHGMAFISARNAGKST